The following are encoded in a window of Astyanax mexicanus isolate ESR-SI-001 chromosome 6, AstMex3_surface, whole genome shotgun sequence genomic DNA:
- the LOC103043823 gene encoding THAP domain-containing protein 6: MPVYCVAFGCYNRRNTETRSRGITFHKFPSNIDLRRQWEFAIKRERFVASQSSKLCSEHFEPDDFDRTGQIVRLRDGAIPSVFNLSSHLQKPAAVRNAKNSKKAEESLPLDLFQNSPESEPQPSDDHSYALPDSPTHLKARLREALRKVESLEREKLNAEARERRAQKTIKILLEDLKKKNLINEELKEKLDFYSDLQLDLFSKRGFETRSLTEQREFARTLHLHGPKAYNYLRDSLHLPLPHPKTLVLKALGKKERKKKCPKKGSEG; this comes from the exons GTTTCCCAGTAACATAGACTTGAGGAGGCAATGGGAATTTGCAATAAAAAGGGAGCGTTTTGTTGCTTCTCAGTCATCCAAGCTTTGTAGCGAGCACTTCGAGCCAGATGACTTCGACAGGACGGGTCAGATTGTCCGGCTCAGAGATGGTGCGATCCCGTCTGTCTTTAACCTCTCATCTCATCTTCAAAAA CCTGCAGCAGTAAGGAATGCCAAAAATTCAAAGAAAGCTGAAGAGAGCCTACCATTGGACCTTTTTCAGAATTCCCCTGAAAGTGAACCTCAGCCCAGTGAT GACCACTCCTATGCATTGCCCGATTCACCCACTCATCTAAAAGCCAGACTCCGTGAAGCTTTGCGTAAAGTGGAGAGTCTAGAGCGGGAGAAGCTGAACGCAGAGGCCCGAGAACGGAGAGCACAGAAAACCATAAAGATTCTTCTGGAGGATCTGAAGAAAAAGAACCTTATAAATGAGGAGTTGAAAGAAAAGCTTGACTTCTACTCAg ATCTTCAGCTAGACCTCTTTTCAAAGCGGGGCTTTGAAACCAGATCACTGACGGAACAAAGAGAGTTCGCCCGGACACTTCACCTCCACGGTCCGAAAGCATACAATTACTTGAGAGATTCTCTGCATCTTCCCCTGCCACATCCAAAGACACTGGTTTTgaaagctctgggaaaaaaggaaagaaagaaaaagtgccCAAAAAAGGGATCCGAGGGTTGA